The Solibacillus sp. FSL R7-0682 genome includes a window with the following:
- the sigW gene encoding RNA polymerase sigma factor SigW: MDALVNKRIKQVLKGDQNAYADIVNLYQHKLYQVCYRMLGNKQEAEDIAQEAFIRAYINLHSYDQKRKFSTWLYRIATNLCIDRIRKKKPDYYLDAEVAGTDGLDMYSQIAADEQLPEEAVEQMELQDRIQYEISRLPDKYRSVIVLKYIEEMSLQEISEILDMPLGTVKTRIHRGREALRKQLNNL, from the coding sequence ATGGATGCGTTAGTGAATAAAAGAATAAAGCAAGTGCTTAAAGGTGATCAAAACGCATATGCCGATATTGTTAACCTCTACCAGCACAAGCTGTATCAAGTATGTTACCGGATGCTTGGTAACAAACAAGAAGCGGAGGATATTGCACAGGAAGCTTTTATACGTGCTTATATTAACTTACATTCTTACGACCAAAAAAGGAAATTTTCTACATGGCTTTACCGAATCGCAACGAATCTTTGTATTGACCGTATACGAAAGAAGAAGCCAGATTATTATTTAGATGCTGAGGTCGCCGGTACGGATGGTCTTGATATGTACTCACAAATTGCTGCAGACGAACAACTTCCTGAGGAAGCCGTTGAGCAAATGGAGCTTCAAGATCGTATCCAATATGAAATCAGCCGCTTACCAGACAAATATCGTTCGGTAATCGTTTTAAAATATATTGAAGAAATGTCGCTTCAAGAAATTAGTGAAATTTTAGATATGCCACTAGGGACGGTAAAAACGCGTATCCACCGTGGACGAGAAGCTTTACGAAAGCAGTTAAATAATTTATAG